A single Pseudomonas putida DNA region contains:
- a CDS encoding molybdenum cofactor biosynthesis F family protein — MTYQIEQEMKHQSYIPTEQWPTLGEMADGFEGHKYASTDFLAGKTVNIRFENGWLIEHRFESATSLTWKILEGDGTGLSATETYEAVEVRPGILFVEFLKPAHQESATLIWKFETGDILAAVSSFCDQDGEKRTQTGFAAAVVDGMPGGSPITKSSSLAGKRVLYRYSEDDWYEHVYFSSETMAWNCVNGAEKGIADVEKCAYYDIADDLYVLFWTETVMPVESVIVVDLKQMRSMGRFFCWDPKPAQLLHLTFGSKATLLNETTYPKTFEA; from the coding sequence GTGACCTACCAGATCGAACAAGAGATGAAGCACCAGTCGTACATTCCTACCGAGCAGTGGCCCACGCTCGGGGAAATGGCCGACGGCTTCGAAGGGCACAAGTATGCGAGCACTGACTTTCTGGCTGGCAAGACCGTTAACATCCGTTTCGAAAATGGTTGGCTGATCGAGCATCGCTTTGAGAGCGCCACCTCCCTGACCTGGAAAATCCTTGAGGGTGATGGTACCGGTCTTAGTGCGACCGAGACCTACGAGGCCGTCGAGGTTCGCCCCGGCATCCTTTTTGTCGAGTTTCTTAAGCCGGCGCATCAAGAGTCAGCCACTTTGATTTGGAAGTTCGAAACGGGTGACATTCTTGCCGCCGTTTCTTCCTTCTGCGATCAAGACGGAGAGAAGAGAACCCAAACCGGGTTTGCTGCGGCTGTGGTCGATGGCATGCCTGGCGGATCGCCCATCACCAAATCGTCAAGCCTTGCTGGCAAGCGCGTCCTCTATCGATACAGCGAAGATGATTGGTACGAACACGTCTATTTCAGCTCTGAGACGATGGCATGGAACTGCGTCAACGGTGCCGAGAAGGGTATCGCAGATGTTGAAAAATGCGCTTACTACGATATCGCTGACGACCTATATGTGCTGTTCTGGACCGAGACAGTGATGCCAGTGGAATCCGTCATTGTTGTGGACCTCAAACAAATGCGCTCGATGGGTCGCTTCTTCTGCTGGGATCCGAAACCTGCTCAGTTACTGCATCTGACTTTTGGCTCGAAGGCGACTCTGCTCAACGAAACTACTTATCCAAAGACATTCGAAGCGTAA